A segment of the Streptomyces sp. L2 genome:
GGCGCGAGCGGCGGCGCCGCCGCCCTGGTGGCGCCCGCGGCCCGGGTCGCCGTCGGCGTGTGCGGGGCCGTCGCCACGGTGCTGGTGCTGCTCACGGCGTACGAGGTCGTCCGACGCGGACGCAGACTCCGGGAGGCACAGGCCGAGCACGCCCGTCACACCGCGTATCTGGAGCGCCGCCTCGCCGCCCACGACGAGGAGATCGTCCGCCTCGGCACCGAGATCCTGCCCACCGCCGTCGGCTGGCTGCGCGGCGGCGAATCGGTGCGCGGCGCCATGCACCGCGTCTTCGAACTCGACCCCGAACTGCGCCACGTCCCCGAGTCGCAGCGCGAACTCGTCCGCCGTGCCGTACGCGAGGTCGACCAGGAGATCTCCATGCGCGACGCCACGGAGCGGTCCTTCGTGAGCGTCGCCCGGCGCGTCCAGGCCATCGTCCACCAGCAGGCCCACGAACTCCGGGAAATGGAGGAGGACCACGGCCGCAACCCCGAGGTCTTCGACGACCTCCTGCGCATCGACCACGGCACCGCCCTGATCGGCCGCCTCGCCGACACCATCACCGTCCTCGGCGGCGGCCGCCCCGGCCGGCAGTGGCCCCTGCCCGTCTCGCTCTACAGCGTGCTGCGCGGCGCCATGTCCCGGATCCTGGAGTACAAGCGCATCGAGCTGAACTCCATCGTCCACATGAACATCAAGGGCACCTGCGTCGAGCCGATCCTGCACGCCCTGGCCGAACTGCTCGACAACGCCACCCGCTACTCGCCGCCGCAGACCAAGGTCCACGTCACCGCGACCGAGGTGCAGACCGGTGTCGCCATCGAGATCGAGGACGCCGGCGTCAGCCTGAACGAGGAGTCACGCGCCAGGATCGAGGGCGCCCTGGAGGCGGCCAAGGCAGGCAACGACACCCAGAACCTGGGGGAGAACCCCCGCCTCGGCCTCGCCGTCGTCGGCCGCCTCTGCTCCGCCTACGACATGGAGGTCGCCCTGCGCGCCTCCGCCTACGGCGGCGTCCGCGCCATCCTCGTCGTACCCCGCGTGATGACGACCACCGAACCCGGTGTCGGCGTCGCCCACGGCATCGGCGCCACCGGCGTGCCCCAGCCCGAACTCGGCGCCGTCGAGGGCCCGAAGCGCCCGCCCAAGAAGCGCCGCCCCACCAGCCCCCGCATCCCCGCCGGGATCTCCATGGAGGACGACGTTCCCGAGGTCACCGAGTGGACGGCGGGCGGGCTGCCGCAGCGCCGCAGCCGGGTCAAGACCTCCTACACCCAGCGGGTCGCCGAACAGGCCGCCATCGACCGCGCCGAGCGGGAGGGCAGGCCCACCATCTGGTCGCAGACCACACGCGAGCCGGAACCCGACCCGGAGATGGACCCCGAGCTGAAGAAGCTGAGGGAACGGCCGCCCGGCATGTGGATGGAGGACTTCTGGAACGGCCTGAGGAAGGGCATGCCCGAGGACGCCACGGCCTCCGAACTGACCGACTTCACGCTGAACCCGACCAAGTACCTGCACCTGATCGACGACGCGGCCGACCCCACCATGGCCGACGACGAGGGGGACCTCAAGTGATCCAGCAGCGAGGCAACTTCGACTGGCTGCTCAAGCAGCTCAACGACGGAGTCCCGGGCATCGAGATGATCGTGGTCCTCTCCGCCGACGGACTGCGCATCGCCCGCTACGGCGGCGACCCCGACGCCGCCGACCGGGTGGCCGCCGCCTGCGCCGGCGTACAGAGCCTGGCCGGCGCCATCATCCAGGAGATCCCCGGCGCCGGCGACATGAAGGTCGTCGTCATCGAGATCGAGGGCGGCTACTTCTACCTCATGAACGCCGGCGCCAACGCCTACCTCGCCGTGCTCGCCGACGTGACCTGCGAACCGGGCCGGATGAGCAGCATGATGCGCGACCTCGTCGTCCGGATCGGCGCCCATCTCACCAGTCCGCCCCGGAGGAACGGGCAGACCGTATGACCGCTCCACGACGCAAACGGCGCCAACCCACACCGTTGCCGCCGCCCCCGCCGGCGCCGCCCCCCGAACCGGCGGACGGCGAGGGGGACGGCGAGGGCGGCAAGGATCTCGAACGGCTGTACATCATCGCCGGATCCGGCGACGGCGGACGGGCCGAACTGGACCTGGTGACCCTGATCGTCGCGCGGTCCGCGCCCCCGCCGTCCGCCGGCCCCGAGCAGACCGCGCTGCTCCGGCTCTGTACCGCCCCCCTGTCCGTCGCCGAGCTCTCGGCCTATCTGAAGCTGCCGTTCAGCGCGATGACCGTACTGATCACCGAGCTGATCACGGCCGAACTGGTGCAGGCGCGCGCCCCGATCATCCGGCGGGCGGTCGCCGACCGATCCCTTCTCGAAGCGGTGATGCATGGACTTCAACGGCTCTGACACCCTCCCCGGCCCACGCACCGAGGACCATCTGCCGCAGACGGCGCAGACCGCGGTGAAACTCGTGATCGTGGGCGGCTTCGGCGTCGGCAAGACCACCATGGTCGGGTCGGTCAGCGAGATCAGGCCGCTGACCACCGAGGAGACCATGACCCAGGCCGGTATCGGCATCGACGACAACTACGGCTCCGACACGAAGACGGCCACCACCGTGGCCATGGACTTCGGGCGCATCAGCATCACCGAGAAGCTGGTGCTCTACCTCTTCGGCACCCCCGGCCAGGAGCGCTTCTGGTTCCTGTGGAACGGGCTGTTCGAGGGCGCGCTCGGCGCGGTCGTCCTCGTCGACACCCGGCGCCTGGAAGTCAGCTTCGACGTCATGGGCCGGCTGGAGGAACGCGGCGTGCCCTTCGTCGTCGCCGTCAACTCCTTCCCCGACGGGCCCCGTTACCCGCTGGACGAGCTGCGCACCGCGCTCGACCTGGCCGCCGACATCCCGATCGTCGAGTGCGACGTACGGCGCCGGGCCTCCAGCAAGGACGTGCTGATGACCCTGATGCGCTTCCTGCACTCCCTCGCCATGAGCGGCGCCCTCACCTGACCCGCATCCTCCCCCACCCATCGCTTCCGGAGCGACCACTGTGACGCCAGAACACCGCCCCCTCACCGGCACCCACGACACCGCCCCGATCCCGGCCCCGGCACCGCCGCCCGGCTGCCCGGCACACGGCCAGGGCCCCGGGGGACTGCACCGGCTCTACGGCGCCGACGCCGACGATCTCGGCGATCTCTACGAGCGGCTGCGGGAGGAGCACGGCACCGTGGCGCCCGTGCTGCTGCACGACGACGTACCGATGTGGGTGGTCCTCGGGCACGCCGAGAACCTGGACCTGGTGCGCAGCCCCTCGGTGTTCACGCGGGACAGCCGCATCTGGACGCCGCTGCTGGACGGCATGGTCAAGCCCGACCACCCGCTCATGCCGCACATCGCCTGGCAGCCCATCTGCTCGCACGCCGAGGGCGACGAGCACCAGCGGCTGCGGGCGGCCGTCACCGGCGCCATGTCGACCATCGACCACCGGGGCATGCGGCGCAGCATCGGCCGGTCCACCCAGGCCCTCGTCAACAGCTTCTGCGAGCGGGGCCGCGCCGAGCTGGTCTCCCAGTTCGCCGAGCACCTGCCGATGGCCGTGATGTGCGAGATCCTCGGCATGCCCGAGGAGTACAACGACCGGATGGTGCAGGCCGCCCGTGACGCGCTCAAGGGCAGCGAGACCGCGCTGCAGAGCCACGCCTACGTCATGGACGCGCTGAGCCGGCTCACCACCCGGCGCCGGACCCGGCCCGAGGACGACTTCACCAGCTACCTGGTCACGCACCCGGCGGGGCTGAGCGACGACGAGGTGCGGGAGCACCTGCGGGTCGTGCTGTTCGCGGCCTACGAGGCGACCACCAACCTCCTCGCCAACGCGCTGCGGATGGTCCTCACCGAGCCGGGCTTCCGCGCCCAGCTCAACGGCGGGCAGATGACCGTGCCGGAGGCCATCGAGCAGTCCCTGTGGGACGAGCCGCCGTTCAGCACGGTCTTCGGGTACTTCGCCAAGCAGGACACCGAGCTGGGCGGGCAGCGCATCCGCAAGGGGGACGGGCTGCTGTTCGCGCCGGCCCCCGGCAACGTCGACCCCCGGGTACGGCCCGACCTGTCGGCCGGGATGCAGGGCAACCGCTCCCACCTGTCCTTCGGCGGCGGCCCGCACGAGTGCCCCGGCCAGGACATCGGCCGCGCCATCGCCGACGTCGGCGTGGACGCGCTGCTGATGCGGCTCCCGGACGTCCATCTGGACTGCCTGGAGGAGGACTTGGAGTGGCGGTCCTCCATCGCCTCCCGGCACCTGGTGGCGCTGCCGGTCCGCTTCGAGCCGAAGCCGCAGCAGGACGTCTCCCGCCCCCCGAGCGCCTCCCCCCTCCAGCCCCCCCGCCCCACCTGGCACATCGGCACCCTCCCCGCAGACCAGCCACCCACCCCCGTCGCCCCGCCGCCCCACCTCCCCCCCACCCCCGAACCCGTCACACAACCGTCCCCGCCCACCCCCCGCCAGGGCATGTGGCGCCGCCTGCTGCGGTGGTGGCGGGGCGAGTAACGGACACCGGCTCGGGACGCCGGGGGCAAGGGGCGCACACCCGGGCCAGCCCGCGTTGCCGGCGTCCGTGCCGAGGAGGGGCTTGCCAGCCTGGGCAGGCCCTACGGGTTGCCGGGCCTTCGGGCCTGGCGGACCGCCGCCCGTCGTCTTGAACGGGCTCGGGGGACGGCGGGCCGACCGTCGGCCTGAGCGGGCCTGCGGCTACCGGGCCCCCGGTCTGGGCACACCCAGCTGGGCAGCTGGGATGCGGGCTGGGGCGTTCGCCCGTTTGAGTGGGGCCACGGGCTATCGGACTTCGGGTCGGCGGGCTGTCCGCCAGTCTGAGCAAGCCGGCGGCCCACCGCGCTGTCCGCTGGCCGGGCAGACGCTGCGGGCTGTCGGGCTTCAGGGCGTGACCCGTTCGCCGGGCTGAGCAGGCCGCGGGCTACCCGGTCGGCCTCGGCTCACCCCCTCCACTCCTCCGGTGAGGCCCAGGCCTGGAGTGTGCGGGTGCTGGTGAAGTGGTGGGGGCGGCCGGTGATCGGGTCGGTGAACTGCAGGGTGCGGGCGAGGAGTTGGAGGGGGCGGCGGAAGTCGTCGGGCGGGACGGGTGGGGCGACCTCGGGGTAGAGGGGGTCGCCGAGGATGGGGATGCCGAGCGAGTTGAGATGGACCCGGAGCTGATGGGTCTGGCCGGTCTCCGGGACCAGGCGGTAGCGGCCCAGCCCGTCGCGGTGCCCGGCCGGTGTCACGTGCGTCAGCGCGTTCGGCTCACCCGGCACCTCCCGCGCGGCCAGCACCCCCCGCTCCTTCACGATCCGGCTGCGCACGGTCCGGGGCAGGCCGAGCGAGGGGTCGTACGGCGCGACGGCCTCGTACTCCTTGCGCACCGCCCGGTCCCGGAACAGCGTCTGGTACGCGCCGCGTTCCTCGGGCCGCACGGTGAACAGCACCAGCCCGGCGGTGAGCCGGTCCAGTCGGTGTGCCGCGCCCAGTGCCGGAAGGCCCAGTTCGTGCCGCAGCCGGGCCAGCGCGGTCTGGGTGACATGGGAGCCGCGCGGGGTCGTGGCGAGGAAGTGCGGCTTGTCGGCCACCACGATGTGCTCGTCCTGGTAGACCACGCGGACCGGGAACGGCACCGGTACCTCCGCGGGCAGCTCCCGGTGGAACCACACGAACGCGCCCGGCTCGTACGGCGCGTCCGGTGCCACCGGCCGCCCGTCGGCCGCCACGATACGCCCCGCCGCGAACAGGGCCTCCACCGCGCCAGGCCCGGCCCCGGTCAGCCGTTCCACCAGATGCTCCCGCACGGTGGCCCAGGCCCCGTCGGCCGGCAGCCGTACCCGCACGGCGTCGACCCCGTGCCGCTGGGGGAGCGGCGAGGGCGGTGGCGGCGTACGGCGTCTCATCGCGGTCCAGCGTACGGCCCGGAAACCGGCCTGCCCCTGCGCGGACGACCTCACGCGGCCGCCGTCGCGCCCTCCTGCTCCTGCTCGATGCGGGCGTTCCACTCCCGCTTGGACGCCTGCCAGCCGTCCTCGTTGTGGCCGAGGCGCCAGTAGCCGGAGATGGAGAGGTCCTCGCGCGGGATCCCGCGCTCGACGCGGAGCAGGCGGCGCAGTTCCTTGACGAAGCCGGCCTCGCCGTGGACGAACGCCTGCGGGCGGCCCTGCGGGAAGTGCAGGGACCGTACGGCCGCGAGCAGGGCCTCGCCTACCGGGCGCTCGCCGCGGTGCAGCCAGACGACGTCCACGTCGGAGTCGATCTTCTGCTCCTCCTCGGGGCCGGACACCTCCACGAAGGCGTGCGCGCGGGCGCCGGGCGGCAGGGTCTCCAGGGCGCGGGCGATGGCGGGCAGCGCGCTCTCGTCACCGGCGAGCAGATGCCAGTCGGCGGCGGGATCGGGGGCGTAGGCGCCGCCGGGACCCATGAAGCGGACCGTTTCTCCGGGCTGCACGCGGCCCGCCCAGGGGCCGGCCAGCCCCTCGTCGCCGTGCACCACGAAGTCCAGGGTGAGCTCACGCTGTTCGGGGTCCCACGCACGCACCGTGTACGTCCGCGTGACGGGCCACTGCTCGCGCGGGAACTCGGCGCGGATCCCCTCCAGGTCGAAGGGTTCCGGGTAGGTGACGCCCGCCGGGCCGAACAGCAGCTTCACATAGTGGTCGGTGCAGGTGTCCGCCGCGAAACCGGCCAGCCCCTCACCGCCGAGCACCACGCGCCGCATGTGCGGGGTCAGCCGCTCGGTGCGCACCACTCGGGCAGTATGGGTCTTGCGCGGCTTTCGTCCCGGACGCTCTGCCATCACGACCTCCTGCAAGAATTGGTTAGGTTTACCTAAGTTACCATCCGCTTCCAGAGGACACCTCGTGCTCGGCGGGCCCGGGGCGCCGCTTACCGGAATATTCCAGTAATGATCATCCAGGGGAGATCACGCTCCGAGCGTCGTCAGCAGCCGTTGCAGCGAACCGCCCAGGCCCCAGCGCGCAGCCAGCGCCTCCAGCCCCGCCGGGTCGCGCGGCCCGCGCGGCAGCACGGTGTCGACGTCCGGCAGCGGCACGTCGCCCGCCACCCGCACCACCGTGGGGGCCACCGCCACGTACGGGCGTGACTCGGTGAGCCGCTTGCGCTGCGACGGCGTGAGCTTGGCCCGCGGGTCGTCGACCGCCGCCATGATCCCGGCCAGGTCGCCGAACTCGGCGAGCAGCTTGGCGGCCGTCTTCTCGCCGATCCCGGGCACGCCCGGCAGTCCGTCGCTCGGGTCGCCGCGCAGCAGCGCCAGATCCGCGTACCCCCTGCCGTCGACCCCATACTTCTCGCGCAGCACGGCCTCGTCGGTGAGCTGCAGCGTGCCCACGCCCTTGAGCGGGTACAGCACACGGATCCCGCGCTCGTCGTCCACCAGCTGGTACAGGTCGCGGTCGCCGGTGACGATGTCGACGGGGCCGTCCGCGCGAGCGGTGAACGTGCCGATCACGTCGTCCGCCTCGTACCCCGCGACGCCCACGCGGGCGATGCCGAGCGCGTCCAGCACCGCCTCGATGACGGGCACCTGCGGGGAGAGCGTGTCGGGCACCTCCTCCTCGTCCGGTACGCCCTCGTGCTCCTCGGCCACCCGGTGCGCCTTGTAGGTCGGGATGAGGTCGACCCGCCACTGCGGCCGCCAGTCCGCGTCCATGCAGGCGACCAGCCGCTCCGGCCGGTGGTCCTTGACCAGCCGGTCGATGAAGTCGAGCAGCCCGCGCACGGCGTTCACCGGCGTGCCGTCCGGGGCCTTCACGGAATCGGGGACGCCGAAGTAGGCGCGGAAGTACAGCGAGGCGGTGTCGAGGAGCATGAGATGTCCGGTCACGCTCGCATCATGCCGTACGGCACCGACACCGACGGCCGCACCGAAACGCGCCGCCGCCCGCGCTGCCCCGCGCCCGCGCTGTGAACCCGGTGTGAAGTCAGTCACTCGTGCGTTTGGCCTGGGGTCGTCTGGGCAGGCGCCGCCTCGGAGCGGTCTCGGTTGCACTTTCAACTGTTTTTGCGGCCCGATCGCTCCGTTTCTGTTGCCGTGGGGACGAGAGGTACGCGTGTCAGCGAGGCTTGCGGCCGAGCACCTGTACAAGGTGTTCGGCAGACGACCGGACGAGGCGGTGGACCGCCTGAGACAGGGCGCCGACCGGGAGGAACTGCGCGCCGACGGCACGACCGCCGCCGTCATCGACGCCTCCTTCGACGTGGCGGCCGGAGAGATCTTCGTGGTCATGGGCCTGTCGGGATCCGGCAAGTCCACGCTGCTGCGGATGCTCAACGGCCTGCTGGAGCCGACCGCCGGCCAGGTCCGCTACGACGGCGAGGACCTGACCGCGCTCAGCGACCGCGACCTGCGGGCGCTGCGCTCCAAGAAGATCAGCATGGTCTTCCAGCACTTCGCGCTCTTCCCGCACCGCAGCGTCCGTGACAACGCTGCCTACGGCCTGGAAGTGCAGGGCGTGCCCCGCGCCGAGCGCGTACGCCGCGCCGACGAGGCGCTCGCCCTGTGCGGCCTGGCCGGCTGGGAGAAGTCCTGGCCCGACGAGCTGTCCGGCGGCATGCAGCAGCGCGTGGGCCTGGCCCGCGCGCTGGCCACCGACGCCGACGTGCTGCTGATGGACGAGTCCTTCAGCGCCCTGGACCCGCTGATCCGGCGCGACATGCAGGACCAGCTCCTGGAACTGCAGAAGACGCTGAGGAAGACCATCGTCTTCATCACCCACGACCTCAACGAGGCCATGCGCCTGGGCGACCGCATCGCCGTCATGCGCGACGGACGCATCGTCCAGACCGGCACCGCCGAGGACATCCTGCTGCGCCCCGAGGGCGACTACGTGGCGTCCTTCATCCAGGACGTCGACCGCTCCCGCGTGCTGACGGCCGGTGCCGTCATGGACACCGACGTGCGCGGCGACGAGGCGGACTGCGGCTGCGAGACCGCCACCCCGGAGACCCCCTTCGCGGAGCTGTGCGCGATCAGCGCCCGCCTGACGCACCCCGTGGCCGTCCTCGACGAGGGCCGCACGCTCGTCGGCGTCGTGCCGCGCCGGCGCCTGGTCGGCTTCCTCGGCGACGAACAGGGCGAGCCCGCCGCCTGCGACAACCCCGGGGGCGACCAGGTGAAGAAGGTGATCTCCCGTGCCTAGGCTGCACCTCGGCGACTGGGTCGACTCCGGTGTCAACTGGCTGGTCGACCACCTGTCCTGGCTCTTCGACGCCATCAAGGCCGTCATGGAGGGCATGTACAACGGCATCGACACGGTCCTCGCCGCGCCCGCCCCGCTGCTGCTCGCCGGCATCCTGGCGGTGCTCGCCTGGTGGCTGCGCGGGCTCGTCGCCGGCGTCCTGGCCTTCGCCGGGTTCGCGCTGATCGACTCGCTGGACCTGTGGGACAAGGCCATGTCGACGCTGGCGCTCGTCCTCGTCGCCACCGTCATCGCCCTGGTCTTCTCCATACCGCTGGGCATCTGGGCGGCCCGCTCGAAGACCGTCAGCGCCGTCGTACGGCCCGTCCTGGACCTGCTCCAGACGATGCCGTCGATGGTCCTGCTGATCCCGGCCATGCTGTTCTTCGGCCTCGGTACCGCCCCCGGCGTCGTGGCCACCCTGATCTTCGCGTTCGCCCCCGGCGTCCGCATGACCGAGCTGGGCATCCGCCAGGTCGACCCCGAACTGGTCGAGGCCGCCGAGGCGTTCGGCACCACCCCGCGCAACATCCTGTGGCGCGTCCAGCTGCCCCTCGCCCTGCCGACCATCATGGCCGGCGTCAACCAGGTGATCATGCTGGGCCTGTCCATGGTGGTCATCGCCGGCATGGTCGGCACCGGCGGCCTGGGCGGCGCCGTCAACGAGGCCATCGGCCAGGTCGACATCGGCTACGGCTTCGAGGCGGGCGTGGCCATCGTCGTCCTCGCCATCTACCTGGACCGGGTGACCGGCGCGCTGGGCACCCGGCTCTCCCCGCTGGGCCGCCGGGCCACCGCGAAGGTCCGCCCGACCGTCTGGTCGTACCGGCCGCGCCCGGCGGTCGCCGTCGTCGGCGTCGTCGTCCTCGCGCTCGTCGCGGGCGGCATGGGCGTCTTCGGCTCCTCCTCCGGCACCTCCGAGGCCTCCGGCACGAACGTCGGCAAGGGCAAGGAGATCAAGATCGGCTACATCCCCTGGGACGAGGGCATCGCCTCCACCTTCCTGTGGAAGGAACTCCTGGAGGAGCGCGGCTTCAAGGTCACCACGACCCAGTACGCGGCCGGTCCCCTCTACACCGGCCTCGCCACCGGCCAGCTCGACTTCCAGACGGACTCCTGGCTGCCCACCACGCACGCCGAATACTGGAAGAAGTACGGCAAGCGGCTCGACGACCTCGGCAAGTGGTACGGCCCGACCTCCCTGGAGCTGACCGTCCCCTCCTA
Coding sequences within it:
- a CDS encoding cytochrome P450, with the translated sequence MTPEHRPLTGTHDTAPIPAPAPPPGCPAHGQGPGGLHRLYGADADDLGDLYERLREEHGTVAPVLLHDDVPMWVVLGHAENLDLVRSPSVFTRDSRIWTPLLDGMVKPDHPLMPHIAWQPICSHAEGDEHQRLRAAVTGAMSTIDHRGMRRSIGRSTQALVNSFCERGRAELVSQFAEHLPMAVMCEILGMPEEYNDRMVQAARDALKGSETALQSHAYVMDALSRLTTRRRTRPEDDFTSYLVTHPAGLSDDEVREHLRVVLFAAYEATTNLLANALRMVLTEPGFRAQLNGGQMTVPEAIEQSLWDEPPFSTVFGYFAKQDTELGGQRIRKGDGLLFAPAPGNVDPRVRPDLSAGMQGNRSHLSFGGGPHECPGQDIGRAIADVGVDALLMRLPDVHLDCLEEDLEWRSSIASRHLVALPVRFEPKPQQDVSRPPSASPLQPPRPTWHIGTLPADQPPTPVAPPPHLPPTPEPVTQPSPPTPRQGMWRRLLRWWRGE
- a CDS encoding ATP/GTP-binding protein, with the translated sequence MDFNGSDTLPGPRTEDHLPQTAQTAVKLVIVGGFGVGKTTMVGSVSEIRPLTTEETMTQAGIGIDDNYGSDTKTATTVAMDFGRISITEKLVLYLFGTPGQERFWFLWNGLFEGALGAVVLVDTRRLEVSFDVMGRLEERGVPFVVAVNSFPDGPRYPLDELRTALDLAADIPIVECDVRRRASSKDVLMTLMRFLHSLAMSGALT
- a CDS encoding ABC transporter permease/substrate binding protein translates to MPRLHLGDWVDSGVNWLVDHLSWLFDAIKAVMEGMYNGIDTVLAAPAPLLLAGILAVLAWWLRGLVAGVLAFAGFALIDSLDLWDKAMSTLALVLVATVIALVFSIPLGIWAARSKTVSAVVRPVLDLLQTMPSMVLLIPAMLFFGLGTAPGVVATLIFAFAPGVRMTELGIRQVDPELVEAAEAFGTTPRNILWRVQLPLALPTIMAGVNQVIMLGLSMVVIAGMVGTGGLGGAVNEAIGQVDIGYGFEAGVAIVVLAIYLDRVTGALGTRLSPLGRRATAKVRPTVWSYRPRPAVAVVGVVVLALVAGGMGVFGSSSGTSEASGTNVGKGKEIKIGYIPWDEGIASTFLWKELLEERGFKVTTTQYAAGPLYTGLATGQLDFQTDSWLPTTHAEYWKKYGKRLDDLGKWYGPTSLELTVPSYVKDVNSLADLKTHASEFDGKIIGIEPSAGMMGLLKTKVLKEYGLQGDLQVIDGSTPAMLTELKRAYDKKKPVVVTLWSPHWAYSDYDLKKLKDPKGAWGEGDGVHTIARKGFAADNPEVGTWLKNFSMTEKQLTGLEAQIQKSGKGKEQDAVRTWLKQHPGLADKWAPVAKDGSTSQAAG
- a CDS encoding ATP-binding protein; protein product: MVSVQKPPGRRERPYARVLLPPAIVMAGASGGAAALVAPAARVAVGVCGAVATVLVLLTAYEVVRRGRRLREAQAEHARHTAYLERRLAAHDEEIVRLGTEILPTAVGWLRGGESVRGAMHRVFELDPELRHVPESQRELVRRAVREVDQEISMRDATERSFVSVARRVQAIVHQQAHELREMEEDHGRNPEVFDDLLRIDHGTALIGRLADTITVLGGGRPGRQWPLPVSLYSVLRGAMSRILEYKRIELNSIVHMNIKGTCVEPILHALAELLDNATRYSPPQTKVHVTATEVQTGVAIEIEDAGVSLNEESRARIEGALEAAKAGNDTQNLGENPRLGLAVVGRLCSAYDMEVALRASAYGGVRAILVVPRVMTTTEPGVGVAHGIGATGVPQPELGAVEGPKRPPKKRRPTSPRIPAGISMEDDVPEVTEWTAGGLPQRRSRVKTSYTQRVAEQAAIDRAEREGRPTIWSQTTREPEPDPEMDPELKKLRERPPGMWMEDFWNGLRKGMPEDATASELTDFTLNPTKYLHLIDDAADPTMADDEGDLK
- a CDS encoding RluA family pseudouridine synthase, translated to MRRRTPPPPSPLPQRHGVDAVRVRLPADGAWATVREHLVERLTGAGPGAVEALFAAGRIVAADGRPVAPDAPYEPGAFVWFHRELPAEVPVPFPVRVVYQDEHIVVADKPHFLATTPRGSHVTQTALARLRHELGLPALGAAHRLDRLTAGLVLFTVRPEERGAYQTLFRDRAVRKEYEAVAPYDPSLGLPRTVRSRIVKERGVLAAREVPGEPNALTHVTPAGHRDGLGRYRLVPETGQTHQLRVHLNSLGIPILGDPLYPEVAPPVPPDDFRRPLQLLARTLQFTDPITGRPHHFTSTRTLQAWASPEEWRG
- a CDS encoding siderophore-interacting protein; translation: MAERPGRKPRKTHTARVVRTERLTPHMRRVVLGGEGLAGFAADTCTDHYVKLLFGPAGVTYPEPFDLEGIRAEFPREQWPVTRTYTVRAWDPEQRELTLDFVVHGDEGLAGPWAGRVQPGETVRFMGPGGAYAPDPAADWHLLAGDESALPAIARALETLPPGARAHAFVEVSGPEEEQKIDSDVDVVWLHRGERPVGEALLAAVRSLHFPQGRPQAFVHGEAGFVKELRRLLRVERGIPREDLSISGYWRLGHNEDGWQASKREWNARIEQEQEGATAAA
- a CDS encoding betaine/proline/choline family ABC transporter ATP-binding protein (Members of the family are the ATP-binding subunit of ABC transporters for substrates such as betaine, L-proline or other amino acids, choline, carnitine, etc. The substrate specificity is best determined from the substrate-binding subunit, rather than this subunit, as it interacts with the permease subunit and not with substrate directly.), encoding MSARLAAEHLYKVFGRRPDEAVDRLRQGADREELRADGTTAAVIDASFDVAAGEIFVVMGLSGSGKSTLLRMLNGLLEPTAGQVRYDGEDLTALSDRDLRALRSKKISMVFQHFALFPHRSVRDNAAYGLEVQGVPRAERVRRADEALALCGLAGWEKSWPDELSGGMQQRVGLARALATDADVLLMDESFSALDPLIRRDMQDQLLELQKTLRKTIVFITHDLNEAMRLGDRIAVMRDGRIVQTGTAEDILLRPEGDYVASFIQDVDRSRVLTAGAVMDTDVRGDEADCGCETATPETPFAELCAISARLTHPVAVLDEGRTLVGVVPRRRLVGFLGDEQGEPAACDNPGGDQVKKVISRA
- a CDS encoding roadblock/LC7 domain-containing protein → MIQQRGNFDWLLKQLNDGVPGIEMIVVLSADGLRIARYGGDPDAADRVAAACAGVQSLAGAIIQEIPGAGDMKVVVIEIEGGYFYLMNAGANAYLAVLADVTCEPGRMSSMMRDLVVRIGAHLTSPPRRNGQTV
- a CDS encoding DUF742 domain-containing protein, which codes for MTAPRRKRRQPTPLPPPPPAPPPEPADGEGDGEGGKDLERLYIIAGSGDGGRAELDLVTLIVARSAPPPSAGPEQTALLRLCTAPLSVAELSAYLKLPFSAMTVLITELITAELVQARAPIIRRAVADRSLLEAVMHGLQRL
- a CDS encoding 5'-3' exonuclease codes for the protein MTGHLMLLDTASLYFRAYFGVPDSVKAPDGTPVNAVRGLLDFIDRLVKDHRPERLVACMDADWRPQWRVDLIPTYKAHRVAEEHEGVPDEEEVPDTLSPQVPVIEAVLDALGIARVGVAGYEADDVIGTFTARADGPVDIVTGDRDLYQLVDDERGIRVLYPLKGVGTLQLTDEAVLREKYGVDGRGYADLALLRGDPSDGLPGVPGIGEKTAAKLLAEFGDLAGIMAAVDDPRAKLTPSQRKRLTESRPYVAVAPTVVRVAGDVPLPDVDTVLPRGPRDPAGLEALAARWGLGGSLQRLLTTLGA